In the Diachasmimorpha longicaudata isolate KC_UGA_2023 chromosome 1, iyDiaLong2, whole genome shotgun sequence genome, one interval contains:
- the LOC135167488 gene encoding ovochymase-2-like isoform X2, producing the protein MILLMIIQFFIVRPAIGQYDVSYGSPAYKHCVCGKKNPPLVGDIRIVGGYTVKEGEYPWMTMITGNGSLLSGGSLINDRYVVTVAHLLTFGITELKVVVGEYDRCRFDTRTVIFSVERTIKHPAYNSDNNYADLMLMRLNMRVTFNEFVRPICLPPFEPFVRTRKRYSGKNVTALGWGLADIAEEVCIQRAVELQVLRDEDCDLKVDTLICAGAYGNGKDACAGDSGGPLQIVNKWNKYELLGIVSSGVGCGTGTPGYYTDIPRMVPWIRKITTRDSMYCWR; encoded by the exons ATGATATTGTTaatgattattcaatttttcatcgtgaGACCGGCTATCGGACAATATGATGTGTCTTATGGATCACCAGCATATAAACACTGTG TATGtggcaaaaaaaatccacccctCGTTGGTGACATCCGCATAGTGGGTGGATACACCGTCAAAGAAGGCGAGTATCCATGGATGACAATGATAACAGGGAACGGCTCACTATTGTCTGGTGGTTCCCTGATAAACGATCGCTATGTGGTGACTGTTGCACATTTGCTCACTTTTGG AATCACCGAGCTGAAAGTTGTCGTAGGTGAGTACGACCGGTGCCGTTTCGACACTCGCACTGTAATTTTCTCGGTCGAGAGGACGATTAAGCATCCGGCGTACAACTCTGATAACAACTACGCGGATCTAATGCTGATGAGATTAAATATGAGAGTGACGTTTAATGAGTTTGTTCGGCCCATTTGTCTACCACCTTTTGAACCATTCGTGCGAACCAGAAAGCGATACAGTGGAAAAAATGTAACTGCCCTGGGCTGGGGACTGGCTGACATCGCCGAGGAAGTTTGCATTCAACGAGCGGTTGAATTGCAAGTTCTTAGAGATGAGGATTGCGATTTGAAGGTGGATACTCTTATTTGTGCCGGTGCTTATGGAAATGGAAAAGATGCCTGTGCTGGCGACAGCGGAGGACCTCTCCAGATTGTTAacaaatggaataaatatGAATTGTTAG GAATAGTATCATCAGGAGTGGGCTGTGGTACAGGAACTCCGGGATACTACACAGACATACCCAGGATGGTCCCCTGGATAAGGAAAATCACCACACGTGACTCTATGTATTGTTGGCGTTAG
- the LOC135167488 gene encoding ovochymase-2-like isoform X1 encodes MILLMIIQFFIVRPAIGQYDVSYGSPAYKHCVCGKKNPPLVGDIRIVGGYTVKEGEYPWMTMITGNGSLLSGGSLINDRYVVTVAHLLTFGFRITELKVVVGEYDRCRFDTRTVIFSVERTIKHPAYNSDNNYADLMLMRLNMRVTFNEFVRPICLPPFEPFVRTRKRYSGKNVTALGWGLADIAEEVCIQRAVELQVLRDEDCDLKVDTLICAGAYGNGKDACAGDSGGPLQIVNKWNKYELLGIVSSGVGCGTGTPGYYTDIPRMVPWIRKITTRDSMYCWR; translated from the exons ATGATATTGTTaatgattattcaatttttcatcgtgaGACCGGCTATCGGACAATATGATGTGTCTTATGGATCACCAGCATATAAACACTGTG TATGtggcaaaaaaaatccacccctCGTTGGTGACATCCGCATAGTGGGTGGATACACCGTCAAAGAAGGCGAGTATCCATGGATGACAATGATAACAGGGAACGGCTCACTATTGTCTGGTGGTTCCCTGATAAACGATCGCTATGTGGTGACTGTTGCACATTTGCTCACTTTTGG TTTCAGAATCACCGAGCTGAAAGTTGTCGTAGGTGAGTACGACCGGTGCCGTTTCGACACTCGCACTGTAATTTTCTCGGTCGAGAGGACGATTAAGCATCCGGCGTACAACTCTGATAACAACTACGCGGATCTAATGCTGATGAGATTAAATATGAGAGTGACGTTTAATGAGTTTGTTCGGCCCATTTGTCTACCACCTTTTGAACCATTCGTGCGAACCAGAAAGCGATACAGTGGAAAAAATGTAACTGCCCTGGGCTGGGGACTGGCTGACATCGCCGAGGAAGTTTGCATTCAACGAGCGGTTGAATTGCAAGTTCTTAGAGATGAGGATTGCGATTTGAAGGTGGATACTCTTATTTGTGCCGGTGCTTATGGAAATGGAAAAGATGCCTGTGCTGGCGACAGCGGAGGACCTCTCCAGATTGTTAacaaatggaataaatatGAATTGTTAG GAATAGTATCATCAGGAGTGGGCTGTGGTACAGGAACTCCGGGATACTACACAGACATACCCAGGATGGTCCCCTGGATAAGGAAAATCACCACACGTGACTCTATGTATTGTTGGCGTTAG